The Desulfomonile tiedjei genome includes a region encoding these proteins:
- a CDS encoding alkene reductase — protein sequence MITSVNKHSLFTPFDLHGLSLKNRIVMSPLTRSRAGEERMPNSLMAEYYVQRASAGLIISEATVVSKQGIGWLNSPGIYSDTQTEAWKLVVDALHAEGTPIFLQLWHCGRASHAAFHEKGELPVAPSAIKINGDYSHTPVGKKEYEAPRALETDQIPAIVEDFRRAAERAKAAGFDGVELHAANGYLIDQFLQSRTNHRTDRYGGSLENRYRFLDEIVQAVVTVWPSNRLGVHIAPNGSFNDMGSPDYRETFVYVATQLNRYDLAYLHVLDGLAFGFHKLGEPMTLAEFREVFKGPLMGNCGYTQESAEAAIQNNDADLISFGRPYLSNPDLVERFANGWPLNPEADMKLWYAFDAHGYTDFPRYKAS from the coding sequence ATGATTACAAGCGTCAATAAGCATTCTTTATTCACTCCTTTTGATTTGCATGGGCTTTCGTTGAAAAACAGGATCGTCATGTCGCCGTTGACCCGTTCACGGGCGGGCGAGGAGCGGATGCCCAATTCGCTAATGGCCGAGTACTATGTTCAGAGGGCTTCCGCGGGCTTGATAATAAGCGAGGCGACGGTCGTTTCTAAACAAGGCATTGGCTGGTTGAACAGTCCGGGGATCTATTCGGACACGCAAACCGAAGCCTGGAAACTGGTGGTCGATGCGCTTCATGCCGAAGGGACCCCCATATTTCTCCAGCTTTGGCATTGCGGACGAGCTTCCCACGCGGCTTTTCACGAAAAGGGGGAACTTCCGGTAGCGCCTTCGGCCATCAAGATAAATGGCGACTATAGTCATACGCCCGTCGGCAAAAAGGAGTATGAAGCGCCAAGAGCGCTGGAAACGGACCAGATCCCGGCCATCGTGGAGGATTTTCGACGAGCAGCGGAGCGCGCGAAAGCCGCGGGTTTTGACGGAGTGGAGCTGCACGCCGCGAATGGATACCTCATAGACCAGTTCCTACAGTCCAGGACTAATCATCGCACAGACCGCTACGGGGGCAGCCTGGAGAATCGCTACCGGTTCCTGGACGAGATCGTCCAGGCGGTGGTTACGGTCTGGCCCTCCAACCGACTCGGTGTGCATATAGCGCCGAACGGCAGTTTCAACGATATGGGCTCACCGGATTATCGTGAGACGTTTGTGTATGTAGCTACACAGCTGAATCGGTATGACCTTGCCTATCTGCACGTGTTGGACGGCCTGGCATTCGGATTTCACAAACTCGGAGAACCCATGACGCTGGCCGAATTCCGGGAGGTGTTCAAGGGGCCGCTCATGGGTAATTGCGGGTACACTCAAGAATCCGCGGAAGCTGCGATTCAGAACAATGATGCGGACCTGATCTCGTTTGGTAGGCCTTATCTCAGCAATCCCGACCTGGTGGAACGTTTCGCCAATGGCTGGCCTCTAAATCCGGAGGCGGACATGAAGCTTTGGTATGCGTTTGACGCGCACGGGTATACGGATTTCCCGCGATACAAGGCTTCGTAA
- a CDS encoding type II toxin-antitoxin system RelE/ParE family toxin translates to MIRSFKDKETEKLFSREASMKLPQDLQRVALRKLRMLHRAAILADLRVPPGNRLEPLSGDREGQYSIRINDQWRVCFVWKEGDAYDVDIVDYHKRRRRR, encoded by the coding sequence GTGATCAGAAGTTTCAAAGACAAAGAAACAGAGAAACTGTTCAGCCGAGAGGCATCGATGAAGCTGCCCCAAGATCTTCAGAGGGTAGCTTTGAGAAAGCTCAGGATGTTGCATCGCGCCGCGATCCTGGCTGACTTAAGAGTCCCTCCGGGAAACCGTCTGGAACCTCTTTCAGGGGACCGGGAGGGACAATACAGTATACGCATCAACGATCAATGGCGCGTCTGCTTTGTCTGGAAGGAAGGAGATGCCTACGATGTGGACATTGTTGATTACCACAAAAGGAGGCGCAGAAGATGA